From the Robbsia betulipollinis genome, the window CTACGCGGCGCCGCTGGGCGGATTCGAAACCTGGCGGCCGGCGTTGCCGATCACGATGCTGGTGTCGCGCAAGGCCGCCGTTGCGGCCGACGGCGCGCCCGCCGCGGCGCATTGACCGATGGCGCGGCGTCTGCTGCTCCTGGGGGGCACCGGCGAGGGCCTGGCGATCGCCCGCCAGCTTGGCGCCGGCGATATCTACAGCATCGCCGGGCTCGGCGTCACGCCGGTGGCGCTGCCCTGCGCGGTCCGCGTCGGGGGCTTCGGCGGGGCGGACGGGCTGGCGCGTTTCGTCCTGGCGCAGGGCGTCACGACCCTCGTCGACGCAACCCACCCGTACGCCGCCCGGATCAGCGCGAACGCGCTGGCCGCAGCGCATGCGACCGGCATTCCCTGCTGGACGCTACGGCGCCCGCCATGGCGATGCGCGCCCGGGGATGACTGGCGCGAGGTGGAGGACTGGGACGGCATCGTCGCGGCGCTCGTGCCGTTCCGGCGCCCGCTGTTCACCCTCGGCCGCGCGCCGCTGGCGCATCTGCACGCGATTCCCGCGCATCAGCATTGGGTCGTGCGCTGTCTCGATCCCGCGGCCGCCGCGCCGGGTGTCGTGCAGACGACGGATCATTCCGGACGCGCGACGCTGGTCGCCGCGCGCGGTCCGTTCGCCATCGACGACGAGCGCGCGTTTTTCACCGACGCGCGCATCGACGTGATCGTCAGCAAACTCAGCGGCGGCGCGGCGACGCAGGCCAAGCTCGACGTGGCCCGCGAGCGCGGTCTGCCCGTCGTCATGCTCGCGCGGCCGGGACGCCTCGTCGGCGCTCTGCCCGACGCCGCGCCTGCGGACGACCCGCAGCCCGCGCGTGTCTTCGCCTCCGCCGCGGAAGTACTCCGCGCGCTGGCCGACCCTTCCTGGAACACTGCATGACCATTTACTTCATCGGCGCCGGTCCCGGCGATCCCGAACTCATCACGGTCAAGGGCCAGCGGCTCATCCGCCAGTGCCCGGTGATCCTGTTCGCCGGTTCGCTGGTGCCGCCCGCGGTGCTCGACGGTCATGCCGCGCGGGAAGTGATCGACACCGCCGATCTCGATCTCGACCGGATCATCGAACTGCTCGCGCGCGCCGACGCCGCGGGCGACGATGTGGCCCGGGTCCATTCCGGCGATCCTTCGCTGTACGGCGCGATCGGCGAGCAGATGCGCCGGCTGCGGGCGCTGGGAATCGGGTACGAGATCGTGCCGGGCGTCACCGCGACGGCCGCCAGCGCGGCGACGCTGGGCAAGGAACTGACCCTGCCCGGCATCTCGCAGACCGTGATCCTGACGCGTTACGCGAGCAAGACGGCGATGCCGGAGGGCGAGCAGTTCGCGGACCTCGCGCGGCATGGCGCGACGATGGCGATCCACCTCGGCGTGCGTCATTTGCCGCAGATCGTCGCGGCGCTCGTGCCGCATTACGGCAGCGACTGCCCGATCGCCATCGTCTACCGCGCGAGCTGGCCCGACGAACGCACGGTGAGCGGCACGCTGGCCGATATCTGCGCGCGCGTGCCGGCGGATGTCTCGCCGCGCACGGCGCTGATTCTCGTCGGTCGTGTCCTCGACAGCGAGGACTTCGACGACTCGACGCTGTATGCATGAAGCGCGTGGCGTCAAGCGCCGGAGCCATGCCGTGGGAAAGGGTCCGGCGCGCGGGTGCGCGCCCTTGCGCGCACCCTGTCCGGCAGGCCTGACGCGGCGGCGGCGGGGGGCGGAATTTTCACTCAAAACGCGCGGCAGGCGGGAGAATTTGCGTTTTCTTCGCGTGGGGTGTTGTGTGAAATGATCGCCTTTCTTCATCTGGCGCCGGAACGCTGTCGTCAGTCTGCCGCCCGTGTTATAACCGCCCGGTTGGGAGCGACCGGCATGCCGGTCGCCGCGCCGCGCGCGGTTCGCGGGAAACCGTGCGCGGCAGGGGATGACGCCCGTACATCGCGTCCGAAGACGACGTCCGAATCGCCCATATTGCGCCGACGCAATGTCCGGGTATGCCACGCTGAATAGAATATGATCAACGCACAGGCTTTTGAAGAAGAAGGACCCGAGGAATCGTTTGGTTCGGAGGCCCCAGAGATGGCCACTTCGGAAAATTTCGATCAAATCACGCGCCTCGCGGCCTTCTGCTTCAACGTGCCCAGCGCGCTGATCCTGATGGTGGATCTGGACCAGTGCTGGTTCTGCTCCAGCCTGGGCATCGCGCCCGTGGATGCGGCCGCGGCGGAGGCCCTGTGCCGCGATACGATACGGCGCGGCGGCCTGATCGAGATTCCCGATCTGGCCGCGCTGGCGGATGACGCCGCGACCAGCGCCGCTGACGACGCGGTCGGCAACGCGCGCGTGCTGCTGCCGCCCGGCGTGGACACCCGCCGGCTGGGTTTCTATGCGGGCATCGCGCTGGTCGACGACACCGGCCGCACGGTGGGCGCGCTGAGCATCCTGGATACCCGGCCGCGCACGCTGCGCGACGCCGATCGCGAGCAGCTCACCGCGCTGGGACGTCTGGCGATGACCGAAATCGCGCTTCGGCAATCGGACGGCCGCCGCGACGCGATGACCGGCCTGCCCAACGAGCGGCAACTGGTCGCGGACCTGCACGACGCGGCATTGCTCGCCCGTGGCGAATACCGGCTGCTGGTGTTCGTCGATACCTTCGACGTGGCCAGCGCCCGCGCATTGACGCAGACGCTGGGCAGCGGTCCGATCGATGCGCTGATGGTGCAGATGGCGGAGCGGTTGAAGGAACACCTCGAAGGCTTGTCGGATGTCTACCGCGTCGCGGAGACCCGTTTCGGCTTCGTCACGGACTGCCGCGAAACCGACGACCCCGAACCGTTCATCGCCGAACTGTCGCAATTCATCGGGCGTACCGCGCTTGCCGCCGGCATCCCGATCCGTCCGGCGATCCGTGCGGGTCTGGTGAAGCTGCGCCTGCGCGAGGAGGGGGTGACGGAAGCGCTTCGGCAGGCCGAGGCCGCGGTCGATGCATCGGTGGCATCGAATCGTACCTGGACGGCCTACGACGCGGAGAAGGACGCCGTATCGCAGCGCTCGTACACCCTCGCGACCGGGCTCGAGCGCGCGCTCGCGAACAACGAGTTCTATCTTGTCTATCAACCGCGCCTGAACATGCGCACCGGCCGCATCGCGTCGGTGGAAGCGCTGGTGCGCTGGAAACACTCGGTCCTGGGCACCCTGTTTCCGGGCGAATTCATTCCGATCGTCGAACGCACGGCGTTGATGCAGGCGCTGACCCACTGGGTCGCCAACGCATCGCTTGCGCAGCTGGCGATCTGGCAGCGTGCGTTTCCCGAACTGCATCTGTCGATCAATCTGTCTTCGCGCGATTTCGAGACGGGGGAGCTGACCGGCGCGTTGACGCAGGCCTGCGAACGTCACCGGATCGCGCCGGGCATGCTCGAGGTCGAGGTCAAGGAAGGCGACTGGGTGCGCGGCGACGCCGTCTTCGAACAGCTCACCGCGATCCGCGCCGCCGGCATTCTCGTGGCGATCGACGACTTCGGCTCGGGATTCAGCAATTCCGGGTTTTTGCGCGATGTCCCCGCCGACGTCCTCAAGATCGATCCCTCGCTGATCCTCGACCTGGCCGACAACGAGCGGCATCAGACCATCGTCCGCTCCATCCTCGATCTTGGGCGCGAACTGGGCTACCGCACGGTTGCCGAAGGGGTCGAATCCGAAGCCACGCTGGCCCTGCTGCGCGAGTGGCAGTGCGAGGAAGCGCAGGGCTATCTGATCGCGCGTCCGGTGGGCGCGAATGCGATCGGCGAGCTGTTGCACAAGTTCGCCGGGACGGCGTGAAAAAGGGTTGCTTATCTATCTGTAGATAGGTAAGATACGCTACATGAACCCGTCGACAGTCCGCGAACAATTGCTGGCGCATGCGCAAACGCTGCTGATGGCGCGCGGCTACAACGGCTTCAGCTATCGGGATCTGTCGGGATTGGTGGGCGTGAAGACGTCGAGCATCCATTACCATTTCCCGTCGAAGGATCAACTCGCTTTGGCGGCCGTCGAGGCGTACGGCACGGCGGTGCGCGACGCCGTGGCGTGTATTCCCGATGATGTCGACGCCGATGTCCAGCTGCGGTTGTTCGCCCAGGGCACGACGCAGTGGCGGGACGGCAGCGAGTACATCTGCCTGTGCGGCATGCTGGCCGCCGACATCGCATCGTTGCCGGAAAGCGTACGCGCAGCGGTACGGGCCTTCTTCGAGGCGAACGAGGCGTGGCTGGCGAAGGTGTTGGCACGGGGCCGCGCGGATGGCACCCTGACGGTGAAGGGCACGCCGGAGACGTCGGCCCGCACCTTGATGGCCGCCATACAGGGAAGCCTGCTTGCGGCGCGGCTGTTCGGCGCGCCGGCCCGCGTCGACGAAGTATTCGCGTCGTGGATGCGCGCATGAAGTGCATGCGGCGTGGCCGGACGCGGAAGCGGTAAAAAATTTGTCGATGTAACTATCTTTCAGTAGATAGAAACGTGCGTTCGAGATCGTTTGGACGAACTGCGGTAACGTTTTGATAGGGACCTGTTGCGGGTCCGCCAGTCGCGGTGCATGGCGCGTCACCGGAATTTGACTGATCGTTTTGCGCCGGAATCATTTTGTCACTACAAAGGAAAGCTCCATGTCGATCGAAAAAGTGCTGTACAGCGCCCATGCTCGCGCAACCGGTGGCCGTGATGGCCGTGCGACGTCGTCGGACAATGCGCTCGACGTCCAGCTGAGCACGCCGCGCGAGCTGGGCGGTGCGGGCGGCAACGGCAGCAACCCCGAGCAACTGTTCGCCGCCGGCTACTCGGCCTGCTTCATCGGTGCGTTGAAATTCGTGTCGGCCCGCGACAAGATCGCGCTGCCGGCGGACACGGCGATCGAAGGCATCGTGGGAATCGGCCAGATTCCGGCCGGCTTCGGCATCGAGGTCGAACTCAAGATCGCGCTGCCGGGTCTGCCCCGCGAGCAGGCTCAGGAACTGGTCGACAAGGCGCATCAGGTCTGCCCGTACTCGAACGCAACGCGCGGCAATATCGACGTCACGCTGACCCTGGCCTGATGACCTCTGCATGACTGCATGACTGCATGACTGCATGACTGCATGACTGCATGACTGCATGACTGCACGGGGCCGGCGCAACGCCTGACGCCCCGTTGTCCGACGGTTGTCCGACGGTTGCCCGACGGTTGCCCCGCGGCGGCCTGGCGGCGTGCCGCGTGCGCGCATGTCGCATCTTGGTGCGCCCCCGCGCGCGCTGCACCAAGAACCTTCATGCCGTGCCGGCCCCGGCGCCCGCCATTCCCTTCTTTCCCCGCCTGCCTTTTCCGCTGTTCGCTTCCGGCCTGCCTGCCCACGCGCTTTTTCCGGGAAGCCGCGTCCTGACGCGCATGAACTGGCCTGCTCCTTGCATTGAGGAAAACGGTCGACGGCGGCGTGTCGACGCGGGACGCGCGCAGGGTTCCCGGTCCTCTCCACCGCCGAATACGCGATACCGTTCGCCGGTGCCGCGGTTTATCGCCCGACCGCATTGCCCGGCATGGTCGACAGTATTCACGCTCATGTTGGATCCCGTCCCGTTGCCGCCAGGAGAGTCGCTTTCATGAAACGCCGTGATTTCATCCAGAGAGGCGCCGCTGTCGCGGGCCTGACGATCGCCGGCGTCCCGCTGCATCTGTTCGCCGCAGGCAGGAAAGGCGGCGTGATCAACGCCGTGGTCCAGCCGGAACCGCCCGGACTGATGATCGGCATCACCCAGAATGGTCCGACGCAACTCATAGCGGGCAATATCTACGAAGGACTCCTGCGTTACGACGAAAAACTCGATCCGCATCCGAGCCTCGCGACGTCGTGGTCGTCGAACCCGGCCGGCACCGTCTACACGTTCAAGCTCAAACCGAACGTCCTCTGGCATGACGGCCGGCCGTTCTCCGCGGACGATGTCGTGTTTTCCGCCGACGTGTTCCTGCGCAAGACGCACGCGCGGCTGCGGGCCAGCCTGGAAGCGGTCGACAGCATCAAGGCACTCGATCCGCTGACCGTCCAGTTCACGCTCAAATACGCGTTCGGGCCTTTCCTCAGCCTGTTCGAGACGGGCACGATGCCGATGGTGCCGAAGCATATCTATGAAAACACCGACTTCCTCAACAATCCGGCGAACGCGCACCCGATCGGCACCGGCCCGCTGAAATTCAAGGAGTGGGTCAAGGGCTCGTACATTCAATTGGTGGCGAACGACCGCTATCACGAGCCGGGCCTGCCGCTGGTCGACAGCGTCTACTTCCATGTCATTCCCGACGCCGCATCGCGTGCCGCGGCGTTCGAATCGGGGAAGGTCGATATCGTGCCGGGCGGGGCGGTCGAGTTCTTCGATGTCGCGCGTCTCGCGAAACTGCCCGGCGTGCAGGTGACCACGAAGGGCTGGGAGTTTTTCGCGCCGCAATCCTGGCTCTGGCTGAACAACCGCACCAAGCCGATGGACGACGCACGCTTCCGGCAAGCCGTCCTGTACGCGCTCGACCGCAATGCGATGGCGAAGGTGGCGTGGTTCGGTTACGCGAAGGTCGCGACAGGTCCGGTGAACAGCCAGGTCAAGTATTACAGCAGCGACGTCAAACCCTATCCGCGCGACGTCGTCAAGGCGAAGCAGCTCGCCGCCGACGCCGGCTACAAGGGGCAGACGTTGCGGTTGTTGCCGCTGCCGTATGGCGAGACCTGGCAGCGGCTGGCCGAAATGACGCGGCAGAATCTCGCGCAGGCCGGCATCAAGGTCGAACTGGTGCCCACCGATGTCGCCGGCTGGAACCAGCGATGCAACGAGTGGGATTACGACATCGCCTTCACCTATATGTATCAGTACGGCGACCCGGCGCTGGGCGTGGCGCGCAACTACACCAGCGAGAACATCGCGAAGGGTTCGCCGTTCAATAACGTCGAAGGCTATCGCAATCCCAAGGTCGATGCCTTGTTCGCCGCCGGCGCGCGCGAGCACGACCCGGCCAGGCGCCAGGCGATCTACGCGCAGGTGCAGAAGATTCTGGTCGACGAGGCGCCGGTCGCCTGGCTCCACGAGATCAACTTCCCGACCCTGTACCGAACGAAGATCCACGATCCGATCAGTTCCGGCATCGGCCTCAACGACGGCCTCGGCCGCGCCTGGGTGAGCTGACGGCGCGCCGGTCCACCATGAGAACACCATGAAGCGTTTGCGTTTCCTGCTGGTGCGAGGCGGGCAGGGCGTGCTCGCCCTGCTGGTCATCGCGACCGTGAATTTTCTGTTGATCCGCGCCGCGCCGGGCGACCCGGTATCGGTGATGGCGGGCGAGGCCGGCGCATCCGATCCCGCCTATGTCGCGCAGTTGCGCCAGCAATTCGGCCTGGATCAGCCGCTGCCGCACCAGTTGTTCAGCTATCTCGGGCACGTGTTGCGCCTCGACTTCGGCTATTCCTACCGGCAGCAGCAGTCGGTCGCGCATCTCATCGCGGAACGCCTGCCGGCCACGCTGCTGCTGACCGGGTCGGCCTTCGTCCTGTCGTTGCTGCTGGGCGTGGCGCTCGGCGCGCTTGCCGCCCGGCACGCGGGGACGTGGGTCGACCGCGCGGTCAGCGTGGTGTCGCTGGTGTTCTATGCGACGCCCCTGTACTGGCTGGCGCTGATGGCGGTGCTGCTGTTCTCCGTCAAGCTCGGCTGGTTGCCGGGCTTCGGGTTCGTGTCGATCGGCGTGTCCATGAATGCGTGGCAGGGCGCGCTCGACGTGGGCCGGCATCTGTTGCTGCCGGCATCGACGCTGGCGCTGTTCTACATGGCGGTCTACGCGCGGATGACGCGCGCGTCGATGCTCGACGTGGCGCAGATGGACTTCGTCAAGACCGCCCGCGCGAAGGGCGTGCGTCCCGGCCGGATCCAGCGCGCGCACATCCTGCGCAACGCTTTGCTGCCGGTGGTGACGCTGGCCGGCATCCAGGCCGGCGGCCTGATCGGCGGGGCGGTGCTGACCGAGACCGTGTTCGCCTGGCCCGGCGTCGGCCGGCTGATGTTCGACGCGCTGCTGCAACGCGACTACAACCTGCTGCTGGGCTGCTTTCTGATGACCGCGGCCATGGCGGTACTGTTCAATCTCCTCACCGATGTCGTCTATACATTGGTCGATCCGCGTATCGAGCTCTGATCCCAGATGAAAACCCACAGCCGTTTCTGGCGGCGTTTTTGCCGTAACAAAGGGGCGGTGGTCGGCCTGCTGATTCTTGCGATCGTCGCGGTGCTGGCGGTGGTCGGGCCCGCGTTCGCGCCGAACGACCCCTGGGCGATGGTCGATCAACCGTTCCTCGCGCCGTTCGTCGAACACGCGCTGCCGCTGGGCACCGACACGCTGGGCCGCGACATTTTCTCCGGCGTCATCTATGGCGCCCGCATCTCGCTGGTGATCGGTCTGGTATCGACGGCCGTGGCCCTGCTCATCGGTGTCTCGCTGGGTGCCGTGTCCGGCTATTTCGGCGGGTGGGTGGATGCGTCGCTGATGCGTTTCACGGAGCTGTTCCAGGCCGTGCCGAGTTTCGCGCTGGCGATCGTCCTGGTGGCCATCTTCCAGCCGAGCGTGACGTCGATCGTCGCGTCGATCGCGCTGGTGTCCTGGCCGCCGGTGGCGCGCCTGGTCCGCAGCGAATTCCTGACATTGCGCCAGCGCGACTTCGTGCAGGCGGCCTTGCTGGCGGGGCAGTCGACGCCGCGCATCATCCTCACGCAGATCCTGCCGAACGCGCTCTCGCCGATCATCGTGATGGGGTCGCTGATGGTGGCCAC encodes:
- a CDS encoding cobalt-precorrin-6A reductase; the encoded protein is MARRLLLLGGTGEGLAIARQLGAGDIYSIAGLGVTPVALPCAVRVGGFGGADGLARFVLAQGVTTLVDATHPYAARISANALAAAHATGIPCWTLRRPPWRCAPGDDWREVEDWDGIVAALVPFRRPLFTLGRAPLAHLHAIPAHQHWVVRCLDPAAAAPGVVQTTDHSGRATLVAARGPFAIDDERAFFTDARIDVIVSKLSGGAATQAKLDVARERGLPVVMLARPGRLVGALPDAAPADDPQPARVFASAAEVLRALADPSWNTA
- the cobM gene encoding precorrin-4 C(11)-methyltransferase, producing the protein MTIYFIGAGPGDPELITVKGQRLIRQCPVILFAGSLVPPAVLDGHAAREVIDTADLDLDRIIELLARADAAGDDVARVHSGDPSLYGAIGEQMRRLRALGIGYEIVPGVTATAASAATLGKELTLPGISQTVILTRYASKTAMPEGEQFADLARHGATMAIHLGVRHLPQIVAALVPHYGSDCPIAIVYRASWPDERTVSGTLADICARVPADVSPRTALILVGRVLDSEDFDDSTLYA
- a CDS encoding GGDEF domain-containing phosphodiesterase translates to MATSENFDQITRLAAFCFNVPSALILMVDLDQCWFCSSLGIAPVDAAAAEALCRDTIRRGGLIEIPDLAALADDAATSAADDAVGNARVLLPPGVDTRRLGFYAGIALVDDTGRTVGALSILDTRPRTLRDADREQLTALGRLAMTEIALRQSDGRRDAMTGLPNERQLVADLHDAALLARGEYRLLVFVDTFDVASARALTQTLGSGPIDALMVQMAERLKEHLEGLSDVYRVAETRFGFVTDCRETDDPEPFIAELSQFIGRTALAAGIPIRPAIRAGLVKLRLREEGVTEALRQAEAAVDASVASNRTWTAYDAEKDAVSQRSYTLATGLERALANNEFYLVYQPRLNMRTGRIASVEALVRWKHSVLGTLFPGEFIPIVERTALMQALTHWVANASLAQLAIWQRAFPELHLSINLSSRDFETGELTGALTQACERHRIAPGMLEVEVKEGDWVRGDAVFEQLTAIRAAGILVAIDDFGSGFSNSGFLRDVPADVLKIDPSLILDLADNERHQTIVRSILDLGRELGYRTVAEGVESEATLALLREWQCEEAQGYLIARPVGANAIGELLHKFAGTA
- a CDS encoding TetR/AcrR family transcriptional regulator, with translation MNPSTVREQLLAHAQTLLMARGYNGFSYRDLSGLVGVKTSSIHYHFPSKDQLALAAVEAYGTAVRDAVACIPDDVDADVQLRLFAQGTTQWRDGSEYICLCGMLAADIASLPESVRAAVRAFFEANEAWLAKVLARGRADGTLTVKGTPETSARTLMAAIQGSLLAARLFGAPARVDEVFASWMRA
- a CDS encoding organic hydroperoxide resistance protein, whose product is MSIEKVLYSAHARATGGRDGRATSSDNALDVQLSTPRELGGAGGNGSNPEQLFAAGYSACFIGALKFVSARDKIALPADTAIEGIVGIGQIPAGFGIEVELKIALPGLPREQAQELVDKAHQVCPYSNATRGNIDVTLTLA
- a CDS encoding ABC transporter substrate-binding protein; this encodes MKRRDFIQRGAAVAGLTIAGVPLHLFAAGRKGGVINAVVQPEPPGLMIGITQNGPTQLIAGNIYEGLLRYDEKLDPHPSLATSWSSNPAGTVYTFKLKPNVLWHDGRPFSADDVVFSADVFLRKTHARLRASLEAVDSIKALDPLTVQFTLKYAFGPFLSLFETGTMPMVPKHIYENTDFLNNPANAHPIGTGPLKFKEWVKGSYIQLVANDRYHEPGLPLVDSVYFHVIPDAASRAAAFESGKVDIVPGGAVEFFDVARLAKLPGVQVTTKGWEFFAPQSWLWLNNRTKPMDDARFRQAVLYALDRNAMAKVAWFGYAKVATGPVNSQVKYYSSDVKPYPRDVVKAKQLAADAGYKGQTLRLLPLPYGETWQRLAEMTRQNLAQAGIKVELVPTDVAGWNQRCNEWDYDIAFTYMYQYGDPALGVARNYTSENIAKGSPFNNVEGYRNPKVDALFAAGAREHDPARRQAIYAQVQKILVDEAPVAWLHEINFPTLYRTKIHDPISSGIGLNDGLGRAWVS
- a CDS encoding ABC transporter permease, with the protein product MKRLRFLLVRGGQGVLALLVIATVNFLLIRAAPGDPVSVMAGEAGASDPAYVAQLRQQFGLDQPLPHQLFSYLGHVLRLDFGYSYRQQQSVAHLIAERLPATLLLTGSAFVLSLLLGVALGALAARHAGTWVDRAVSVVSLVFYATPLYWLALMAVLLFSVKLGWLPGFGFVSIGVSMNAWQGALDVGRHLLLPASTLALFYMAVYARMTRASMLDVAQMDFVKTARAKGVRPGRIQRAHILRNALLPVVTLAGIQAGGLIGGAVLTETVFAWPGVGRLMFDALLQRDYNLLLGCFLMTAAMAVLFNLLTDVVYTLVDPRIEL
- a CDS encoding ABC transporter permease gives rise to the protein MKTHSRFWRRFCRNKGAVVGLLILAIVAVLAVVGPAFAPNDPWAMVDQPFLAPFVEHALPLGTDTLGRDIFSGVIYGARISLVIGLVSTAVALLIGVSLGAVSGYFGGWVDASLMRFTELFQAVPSFALAIVLVAIFQPSVTSIVASIALVSWPPVARLVRSEFLTLRQRDFVQAALLAGQSTPRIILTQILPNALSPIIVMGSLMVATAILLESSLSFLGLGDPNLMSWGYMVGSARTVLLQAWWMAVFPGLAIVLTVLALNLVGEGLNEGLDARTDGRTK